From a region of the Spirochaetota bacterium genome:
- a CDS encoding sugar-binding protein: MRIRVILLSMISAAASFAITAVPRTNSIIIDGDISDMDRSATFMMNDTTNVAFETKSGTWRGTNDLSAAVSFNYDDEYLYIGCIVRDENRMHRNRTGAYFDGDGVELFLSSRFSENRTNETSGDGDFQIYLLPPVTAGEKLLVYKAKGESIGSPVLSLYGITAASREFGDRYTMEIRVPLHLIAEKGSRDIGINIAVDDADIGGPRTRQMSLNGSPLAYRSPKYLVPLEFRGSFRKALRMKLPLPIIAAFIIGGIIFAGYCFALRRLVVMPLTLKLRMTGVFTGALIVFAAVFGALFMVFEVRTSRLVASIAAIDKKIILDAVRYAGRMDSVDLARRLYDAVCGDQAPDAVPYSSAILEPNMPVIKSVQNTPIRFEPFYSNASVPFTQGIAPVRATGVRLILHCTAGYPTIDTKAPAYRFTFAGSAGERYDHILTNGVNLFTGTYLAKVSSALPGTIRAGVRYSSMPGVVTTVQDEHAVEFSAPADIVRIEGSNMIPNVTVLLRAVTFVDARRRSVTPGPHLPAPLIQNWQGTVYRRYNAMVWNVLGHEDAMMTARYPLDGIADEVRVQFSGGRDSVSFGKIRFGSTVARIEVRYADGSADMHPIIDGLSYSTMSEVFGLGHPPHFVSKVSRRWNDTIGKISHEKEMVIAARAKRIAYIAVTVLDPETQFISFGVTAIRRSPGTVSNITLNADERRILSHAVPLVYVNGEFMGADDAPLSARDAARVFSKRHRPYDKDFRNPRVLNSKLGDIIVSPFSNGETVVPIALVHVLPRHESLILAVLRILMAIAVFFVLVSLCLVAADRVVDARRLSFKLLAVTVSLAFIPLLAAVLLFLSVYNRGAVADVLQARSSAAEEFIRTDLRTRLAALADASRVRCNAVIEGGADSRDDNHYLIHDVRPPNIQSIRYSAGTPARFMIPESIRFLKRSGPVMNSAYGFCLAWTTVRTVGDRVVSVTAFREVDTYTLQYWRERTQTEISIHYRNGYQSASLKAPYHFRVRSEAGSVASESGERVIGGARYFVRAFPLENELQDQLLLIGIAVNAEMLSSTRFFIMTGGILFACIIGALAFAVAWWFSRRIAGAVLTVADGMKRVDAGDLAVEVAVDSRDETAELAAGFNTMAKNLSQLRNTDLKMAAKVQRGLLPQLPAAGRFDVAVHYEAFSYVSGDFYDFYTDADGALTGLVLFDVSGHGVSSGLITTLIRPILFRSFTPDAAVPLSDIIAKANRGIIREKGEVDNYLTCIMLRFSGSEIHYVNAGHPDIIRKGMNADVSPVRPDGNAVQGAFMGHEGMI; this comes from the coding sequence ATGCGTATTCGCGTCATACTGCTGTCCATGATATCTGCAGCGGCATCCTTCGCGATAACAGCGGTCCCCCGGACGAATTCCATTATCATCGACGGCGATATTTCGGATATGGACCGCTCAGCGACGTTCATGATGAACGATACGACGAATGTCGCCTTCGAAACGAAATCCGGGACATGGCGCGGGACGAACGATCTGTCCGCGGCGGTCTCATTCAATTATGATGATGAGTACCTGTACATCGGCTGCATCGTTCGGGATGAGAACCGTATGCACAGGAACCGCACCGGCGCGTATTTTGACGGGGACGGCGTGGAGCTTTTCCTTTCATCGCGTTTCTCCGAGAATCGGACGAATGAAACGTCGGGGGACGGTGATTTTCAGATCTATCTGCTTCCGCCTGTCACGGCGGGGGAAAAACTTCTCGTCTATAAGGCCAAAGGCGAGAGCATCGGCAGCCCGGTACTGTCACTCTACGGTATTACCGCGGCGTCCAGGGAATTCGGCGACCGCTATACCATGGAAATACGCGTTCCGCTGCATCTAATCGCTGAAAAAGGTTCGCGTGACATTGGCATCAATATCGCTGTCGACGATGCTGACATAGGCGGCCCCCGTACAAGGCAGATGTCGCTCAACGGAAGTCCGCTCGCATATCGTTCGCCGAAATATCTTGTCCCCCTGGAATTTCGCGGTTCTTTCAGGAAGGCACTGCGGATGAAACTGCCGCTTCCCATTATTGCGGCGTTCATTATCGGCGGTATTATTTTTGCGGGCTATTGCTTCGCGTTGCGCCGGCTCGTCGTTATGCCGCTTACGTTAAAACTGCGAATGACCGGTGTGTTCACAGGTGCGCTCATTGTATTTGCCGCGGTCTTCGGTGCCCTTTTCATGGTGTTCGAGGTGCGCACGTCAAGGCTCGTTGCGAGTATTGCCGCGATTGATAAAAAGATCATTCTCGATGCGGTGCGCTATGCGGGAAGGATGGACAGCGTCGATCTGGCCCGGCGGCTCTATGACGCTGTCTGCGGGGACCAAGCCCCGGACGCCGTTCCTTATTCGTCCGCGATACTGGAACCGAATATGCCGGTTATTAAGAGCGTTCAGAACACGCCGATACGCTTTGAGCCGTTCTATTCCAATGCGTCAGTGCCGTTCACGCAGGGCATTGCGCCGGTCAGGGCAACGGGGGTTCGATTGATACTGCACTGTACCGCGGGGTATCCGACCATTGATACGAAAGCACCCGCCTACCGGTTTACCTTTGCAGGGTCGGCCGGCGAGCGATACGATCACATACTGACCAACGGAGTGAATTTGTTCACCGGAACATATCTGGCAAAGGTCAGTTCTGCCCTTCCCGGCACTATCCGTGCAGGGGTGCGCTACAGCAGCATGCCGGGGGTCGTGACGACGGTGCAGGACGAACATGCTGTCGAATTTTCCGCTCCGGCGGATATCGTGCGGATAGAAGGATCGAATATGATCCCGAACGTGACCGTACTTCTCCGTGCCGTTACCTTTGTCGATGCGCGCCGCCGCAGCGTTACCCCGGGCCCCCATTTGCCTGCGCCGCTGATACAGAATTGGCAGGGCACGGTATACCGGCGTTATAATGCCATGGTGTGGAACGTGCTCGGGCATGAAGATGCGATGATGACCGCACGCTATCCTCTGGACGGGATTGCGGACGAAGTGCGTGTGCAGTTTTCCGGGGGGCGCGACAGCGTATCGTTCGGGAAGATACGCTTCGGGAGCACCGTCGCGCGTATCGAGGTTCGGTATGCGGACGGTTCCGCTGATATGCATCCTATCATAGACGGCCTTTCCTACAGCACGATGTCCGAGGTGTTCGGGCTGGGCCATCCGCCGCATTTTGTTTCGAAGGTGTCGCGGCGCTGGAATGATACGATCGGCAAGATATCCCATGAAAAAGAGATGGTCATTGCCGCCCGCGCCAAACGCATTGCGTATATCGCTGTTACGGTACTTGATCCGGAGACGCAGTTCATTTCCTTCGGGGTAACGGCGATACGCCGCTCCCCGGGGACGGTGTCGAACATTACGCTCAATGCGGATGAACGTCGTATACTATCGCATGCGGTACCCCTCGTGTATGTGAACGGGGAATTCATGGGCGCGGATGACGCCCCCTTAAGCGCGCGTGACGCAGCGCGTGTTTTCAGCAAAAGGCATCGCCCGTATGACAAGGATTTCAGGAATCCGCGTGTATTGAATTCTAAACTCGGTGATATCATTGTTTCCCCATTCTCCAACGGAGAGACTGTCGTTCCGATCGCTCTCGTGCATGTACTGCCGCGGCATGAGAGCCTCATCCTTGCCGTCCTCCGCATACTCATGGCCATTGCCGTGTTTTTCGTGTTGGTGTCGCTCTGTCTCGTCGCTGCGGACCGTGTGGTGGACGCCCGGAGGCTGTCGTTCAAGCTGCTCGCGGTGACCGTATCGCTTGCCTTCATACCGCTTCTTGCTGCGGTGCTGCTGTTCCTTTCCGTATACAATCGCGGCGCGGTGGCCGATGTGCTGCAGGCGAGGAGCAGTGCGGCGGAGGAATTCATCCGCACCGATCTGCGTACGCGCCTTGCGGCCCTGGCGGATGCTTCTCGTGTCCGCTGTAATGCCGTCATCGAAGGCGGCGCTGACAGCCGTGATGATAATCATTATCTCATCCACGATGTCCGCCCGCCGAACATACAGTCGATACGGTATTCCGCCGGCACCCCCGCACGGTTCATGATACCGGAAAGTATTCGATTCCTGAAACGCTCCGGGCCGGTGATGAACTCTGCGTATGGTTTCTGCCTTGCCTGGACCACCGTGCGCACTGTCGGAGATCGGGTGGTAAGCGTAACAGCATTTCGTGAGGTCGATACGTACACGCTTCAGTACTGGCGGGAACGGACCCAAACCGAGATCAGCATCCACTACCGCAACGGTTATCAGTCCGCATCGCTGAAAGCGCCGTATCACTTCCGCGTGCGATCCGAGGCGGGGAGTGTCGCGAGCGAAAGCGGCGAGCGCGTCATCGGCGGTGCGCGGTACTTTGTCCGCGCATTCCCGCTCGAGAACGAGCTGCAGGATCAATTGCTCCTTATCGGTATTGCCGTGAACGCGGAAATGCTGTCGTCGACTCGGTTCTTCATCATGACGGGCGGCATTCTCTTTGCCTGTATCATCGGGGCACTCGCGTTCGCCGTCGCCTGGTGGTTCTCGCGGCGCATCGCCGGAGCGGTGCTCACGGTCGCCGATGGCATGAAGCGTGTCGACGCGGGCGATCTTGCCGTGGAGGTGGCCGTTGATTCGCGCGATGAGACGGCGGAACTGGCCGCCGGGTTCAATACCATGGCGAAGAACCTTTCACAACTGCGCAACACCGACCTGAAGATGGCGGCGAAAGTGCAGCGCGGACTTCTGCCGCAATTGCCTGCGGCCGGCCGGTTCGATGTCGCCGTCCATTACGAAGCGTTCTCTTATGTCTCGGGCGATTTTTACGATTTTTATACCGATGCGGACGGCGCGCTTACCGGACTTGTGCTGTTCGATGTTTCCGGCCACGGCGTGTCATCCGGCCTTATCACCACGCTGATACGGCCGATACTGTTCCGCTCGTTCACCCCCGATGCGGCAGTGCCGCTTTCGGATATCATCGCAAAAGCGAACCGCGGCATCATTCGGGAAAAAGGCGAGGTCGATAATTATCTGACCTGTATCATGCTCCGATTCTCCGGCAGCGAGATACACTACGTCAATGCAGGGCACCCTGACATCATCAGGAAGGGCATGAACGCGGATGTCTCGCCGGTGCGGCCGGACGGGAACGCCGTGCAGGGCGCTTTCATGGGCCATGAAGGCATGATATAA